The segment GGCGAAACGCCTCGGGTTCAAGCGCGCGGTGGCGCCGTATCAGCAGAAGGGGATCAAGCCGCCCGACGGGATAACCGTACTGCCGGTAAAGAGTATCGACGAGGGTATCGCGCTAATCGGATGAATCAAATCTAAATCATAGATGCTTTTTTACTTTTACTACGATTATTATTACTACTACAACAATAGCAATAATAATCACAGCAGTTACAACTGAACTTACCGTATCTTGAATAGATTGCATAGCATTTGTAACATTATCAAGAAATTTATTCATAATTTCTCCTTTTTTATTATTTACGGTTATAACATCTTTATACTACTATATCAAGGTTATATAATTATTATATAGAAATATTTATCTTCTATTCTTTTCCGCGTAAATCCGTCCAATCCGTGAAACCAGTGTGAAATTTTATGGGTCGATAAGAATAGAGTATGGTTTTAAAAACTCATTGCAACTCCTAAAAAAGACAATCTTCATTTCTTTCTGAACGGCCAGAAAGAAATGAAGCAAAGAACCCCGCACAAGAATGCGGGACAAGCGAGCCGCCGCGCAAATAAAGCTTATAAGAAGTTCCGGGAAATCCGAGTCGGGCGTAACTCGCAAGCATGTTCCGTGCGAAGCGAAAGCAGGCCTACGTCGGACATACGCCCTTGTTCGGATTTCCCGGTAGTAAGAAGCGCTTTAAAGTGCGCGGACAGAACAACCGAAAGGCATAATTCTTTAGTAATTTTATATTTGGCTGTTCACCCCCGCCGCTGTGAGGCGACTTTTGCTAAGCGAAACGGAAAGAAACGCCGTTTGTTCGAGCCTTGATCTATCTCGCATCAGTGATTTCTCCCGCGGCGAGTTACGGCGTTTCCCGTTTCGCGCCCCTCTGCTTGAGAGCGTCATCCCGGCGGGAAACCTCTTTCTTTCGTTCTTTCTTTCTGGGTTCGCAGAAAGAAAGAACAATGGCTTTTTATGTTCAAAAGGAGTTTTTGGAATCCCCTAGAGTATCATTGCTAAAATGGTTCGACGAGGGCATCGCGCTAATCGGATGATTTCTTTCCGCGGCGGACTATCGCGACAATGACGATTATTACAATGATCGCCGCAAATATGACCCCGACGCCCATGAGAAGTTCCGGCAATCCTTCGAATATCCCAAACATAACTACCCCTCGGTAAGAAATAGAATTCTATATGCGATCAGTCTTTTTTGCGCTTTGCCCTGACGACAATAACAACCGCAGCCGTTATGACGATCACCCCGGCAATAATTGAGATAACCAGAATCCGATTGGCATTGAAAAATTCGATAAACATGGCAGTAAAACTTGTCATATACACCTCGTATAAATAAAAGCCCCCCGGAAGGGCTTGTCGATAAACTGTTTTATGTCATTGCGAGGCGTCATGGTGAGCACTTGTCCCGCGTTCAGCGGGATGTCGAACCATAGCCGAAGCAATCTATTTTAATACCATCTAAGGAATAAAATAGACTGCTTCACCCCGCGTAGCAAAAAATACTGCACCGCGGGGTATCGCAGTGACAGAAAAAGATTGAATTTCTTTGTTCATCAACAAACCCGGAAACGGGAGGCTTTAAATAATAGTTATGCTTAGATGTTATTGAGCTTGCTCATTTCTGCGTTCGCTTTATCCTTGGTTTCCTTGCCCGCGGTCGGGTCGCTCACCACGTCCTTAAATTTTTTCATCGCCGCGCCCTTATAGGTCTCGATATCCTCGGGGGTAAAACCGTACTTCGGCTCCTTGATGTTCTCCTTGAGGAACTTCGCCACCAGCGCAAGAGCCTTGCCGGAATCGAGTTTGGTCAACGCCGTCGGGTTGGATTTTTCAGCGCTAAGCGCCGCCTTGAGCACCGCGATCACATTCTTATAGGCCGTATCGTCGAATTTATCCTTGACCGTGTTCTGCGGCTGAACCACCGCGTTCGTTTTACCAACCGTGGTATTGGTCTGTCCGCCGTCACCCGGTTTAACCGCGGTACCGCCGCAGGAGACAAGCGCCACCCCCACAGCCGCCATGAATAGTATAGACATCGTAAATTTTTTCATTGTTTCCTCCTATTTATCTTTCCACTTGATCGCCTTAATCGCGTTCCACGCGGCGGTTATAGTCGCCTGGGCGTGATTACGTTTCACCACAATATTCAGGAGCGCCGAAAACGAACTGGGCTGACCGGAAATCTTGAGAATATTCACCAGTTCCAACGCGATCATATCGCTCTGGTACGACTTGTTATCTTCTTCTTTGTATTTGCTCTGGTCGTAGGCGAATAAGAGAAGATCGTTGATCGCATCGATAACCGTAGCGTCGTTTTCCTTGACATAAGCGTCCTTCAGATAGGCTACCGCCTTCTTTTGCTCGGAGATCGGATTGTTCAGATCGAGCAAGGTACGGTACGCCTGATTGACCGCATCGGTTAATTTGACATTGAGTTTATCACCCGCGAAGCCTGAGACGGATAGCAGCGCCAGAAAAACCGCGGTAAATGCCCGGACCATCGATTTACCCCTTTACCACTGAATCTTTTCCATCGCGGCCCACGCGGCCTGAATCGTCTGGAAGCGGTGATTCTGCAGGGTGACTACCTGTAGGAGGGCCGGGAACGCGCGGGGATCGCCGATATCTCCTAACGCGGTGATAATCGCTTCCACGACCATATCGTCGGCAACCATCTTCTGATTATCCTCGCGGAAGTTCGCGTAGTTCAGCTCATTTTTAACCATATTTACCAGTTTGGGAACCATGTTCGGACTTCCGATCATCGCCAACCCTTTAGCGGCGGTCATGCGGACTTTCGTGTTATCGAACTTGTTCAGGATGTTGAAGTAGGTCGTCTCGAATTTTGGGTCTTTCGTTAGAATTATCGCGTCCAATGCCGTCTGAACCGCGTCGGGATGACAGAAATTCCCGAGCTTATCGGTTCGGATATCAAACTCGGTGATTTCCGCAAGCACCTTGTACTTCTCGTCGCTCGTGTGCTTGGCAATCATTTTAACAATGATTACCTGCTGGTCGCGGTCGGTCGTTTTAAAGAATTGGGCTTTCAGTGTTTCGAGGGACTGATTTCCCCCGCCGATTTTCAGATCCTCAGGGACATAATCGCTCGCGAATCCGTTCGCCGAAAACAACAATGCCGCAACAAAACCCATTACGAGATACTTTGCTCTCATAATAATCTCTCCTTAAACATATTTCCCCGAAACCTGTCTTCTAGCAGATATTATCTTATCGAAAACTATAGAAAAATCAAGAAAACGATTAAAAATTTGTTAAATATTTATACTTTTCATTATTTCAGACAATACTTCGCCTATCGTTTTCCCGTCAGTGTCGATTTTTACCGCGTCTACCGGAACAGTCAGCGGCGAATTTTCCCTTGTGATATCCTTTGTATCACGACTCTCGATCTCACTCTTTATTTTATTCAGCGAATCGTCGTCGATTTTATCGATAATGCCTTTATCGTATAACTGGTTCGCCCTGCGGCGGGCGCGTTCCGTGGGGCTCGCGTCGAGGTAAAACTTCCTGAAGGCTGCGGGGAACACCACCGTCCCCATATCCCGCCCCTCGCAGACATATTCGCCCTTCTCGGCAATCGCGCGCTGTAGCTCCACCAGCTTATCGCGCACCGGGCGCAGTTCCGATACGGAGGAGACGTTCCGATCGATATCCGGGCGGCGGATCATACCGGTGACATCCTCGCCGTTAATCATCACCCTCTTTTTATCGAAGGTAATACTTACATTCTTTAGTAGATTTCGCAATTCGTCATTTTCCCGGATGGGGAGATTGTTTTTCTGAATGAGATAGGTAACCGCGCGGTACATCGCGCCGGTATCGAGATAAGAAAAGCCGAGCTGCTCCGCCAAACGCCGGGAAAGGGTGCTTTTTCCGCTTCCCGCGGGTCCGTCGATCGTGATAATCACAGACTCTCCCGGAATTCCTTAGCCTGGCGAAGGTATTCGATCAATTCCTCGCGCTTGTTTTTTCGGATCATTTCGATAACGCTCTGGATCTCGCGCGAAAAATCGATCAGCGAACGCTCGACATTATCGGCGTTCACGAGAATAATATCCGTCCACATCTCGGGATTCCCCTGCGCGATACGGGTGGTGTCGAGGATACCCTTTCCGTACAGGCCGAAGAAGCGAACTTCCGACCACCCGTCCTTTTCCAATAGGCGCGAGAGCGCCGAAGAGATCAGGTGCGGGGAATGGCTGGTAGACGCGACTATCTCGTCATGGAAGTCCGCGGAGACCAGTACGATCTGCGCGCCCATCGCTTTCCAGAAATCGCGGACGGATGCGAGGATATCCTCACGGCCTTCCCCGATCACGGCGACTATCTTCTTCTCGAACAAGTCCGCGCGCGCGAACTCCATCCCGGATTTCTCGCTTCCCGCCATCGGGTGAGTGCCTACGAAATTTAAACCGCGATGATTGATTTTATTGACTTCTTTAATGACTATCCGTTTGACGCTGGCCACATCCATGATGATCACTTCGTCCGACAGGAAATTGTGGTACTCCGCGAATACGTCCGCGACATTCTGCGCGGGAGTGGCGATAATAAAATAGTCCAGACTCGCGAGCATCTCCGGGGAATTATCCGCTACTTCGTCGATAATGCCCAGCCGTTTGGCCGACATCAGCTTTTCCTTTCCGCGCCCGAACCCGATAACTTTACTGTCGGGCAGATAGGTTTTAATCGCAAGCGCGATCGACCCGCCCATAATACCCAGACCGTGTATCCCATAAACCTTCTTAGGCATACCTTCTCCTCGAAAAATGAACTGAAAATCGCTAAAGATTCTTCCCTTTTCCTACGACCGGAGCGATTTTTCTGAGCTCGCTCATCAGCAGATTGAACTTCTTCGGCTTCAACGACTGCGCCCCGTCGGACATCGCCTTCTCAGGCTCGTGGTGCGCTTCGACCATCACCCCGTCCGCGCCGGAAACTATCCCCGCGAGCGCCATCGGGATCACATACTGCCATACGCCAGACGCATGACTCGGGTCGACTATGATAGGCAGATGAGTCCGTTCCTTCAATACCGGGATAGCCAGTACGTCGAGAGTGTTCCGGTAAGCGTTCTCGAACGTCCGTATACCGCGTTCGCAGAGTACCACGTCGAGATTGCCCTCGGACATCACATACTCGGCGGACATCAGCCATTCTTCTATAGTCTGCGCCATACCGCGTTTCAGCACCACCGGACGCTTGGTTTTCCCCACCTGCTTGAGCAGGGCGAAGTTTTGCGCGTTCCGTGTGCCGATTTGTATAACATCGGCATATTTCGCGACCAGTTCGACGTCCGCGGTATCCATTACTTCGGTCACCGTCGGCATTCCGAACTCTTTACCTATTTTCTGGAGTATTTTCAGCCCTTCTTCGCCCATACCCTGGAAGCTGTAAGGGGACGTGCGGGGCTTGTAGGCGCCGCCGCGAAGGAGATTCGCCCCGGCCTCTTTCACAAATTTCGCGACAGTCCGCATCTGGTCTTCGCTTTCTATACTGCACGGCCCGGCGATCACCCAGAGGTTGCCGCCGCCGATTTTCGCGCCATTGACGTCGATCACCGTATCGTCCGGGTGGAAATCCCGGCTCGCGAGTTTGTACGGTTTCGACACATGCACGACCGATTCGACGCATGATATGGATGCGATCGGATAATTCGCGAGCTTGGTTTTATCGCCGATTACCCCGATGATGGTCTGGAGCTCTCCCGTAGAAATATGAGTCCTGAGCCCCACCTTTTCGATCATGTCGACTATATGCTGAATTTGTTCGGGTTCCGTGGATGGTTTGAGAACGATAATCATTCGCCGTGCCTCCTGGATAAGGTTGTTTTAGATTTCCATAATTATACAGCGGTGGGGTAAAAAATACAAGTTACTGTAGCTGTTAATCTGCCCGTCGGCGCGTCGATTCTAACCGGCTGCATCTGGAGCGGAAAAATATGTATCAAGATGCCGCATTTTCAGGATATTACGGGATAAAGTGGGTTATTTATGAATATGTGGTGTGTCTTTACATATTTATGCTGTGTCCATATGATACAGTTCACATTTACTTTTTACCGGCTATTGAAACGGTTCAATTTGTAATTCTATGTATAACAAATAGATACGTTTTCAGATGCGGGTGTTTCAGCTGGCACGGCTTTTGATATAGATAGGTTAGATTATAAGAGGAGGATCACCATGAAGATCGTGAAAAATGAGGTCAAAGACCTCGCGAAAAAACCGGATTCCGCATTCGGAGGAAGGGTTTCCGATTGGTTCGACAGCTTTCCGGGTGAATCTTTCTTCCCGAAAGAATTGTTCCAGACCGATTGGAACCCGAAGATCGATGTCGTTGACAAGGGCGGCCTGATCGCAGTCACAGCCGACCTGCCCGGGGTGGATGAAAAAGATATCCACGTCACCCTCGAGGACCGCGTGCTGACTATCGAAGGGAAACGCGAGAACGAGCACGAGGAGAAGAAGGACGGTTATCACCGGATCGAACGCGGTTTCGGTTCGTTCAGCCGCGCCGTCCGCCTGCCGGAGGGTATCGACGCGGATAAGATCAACGCCGGCTACAGCAAGGGCGTGCTGAAAATCGAGATCGCGAAATCTCCCGAAAAGGCGCCTAAAAAACTCGAAGTAAAAGTATCATAAGGAGGATAATATGATTTACAATCCGGTATACGGAATGGAAGCATTGAGGAAGATCGCCGACCGTCTTTTTACCGGTTTGGACACTCATCAGGAAACCGACTACGATACTGCCCCGGTCAATATATATGAGGGCGCGGACGGTTACCTGATCCAGATCGCGGCGCCGGGAGTGAAGGCCGACGATGTCAGCGTAAACTTCTCCGACGATATTCTCACTGTCGCCGTGAAACGCACGGTCGAGACGGAATCGTCCGACGATAAAAAACTCCTGCGGAGCGAACGCGGTAACTACGCTTTTACCCGTTCCTTCTCGCTGACGAACGATGTCGACCCGGAGAAGATCGACGCGAAGGTGCTGAACGGGTTCCTGCTCCTGCATCTGACGAAAACACCCCAGAGCAAACCCAAGAAAATCGAAGTAAAAGTAAAATAGGAGGCAATTATGGAAAAGACAACACTCATCCCGCCCGTGGATGTATTCGAAACGGGTGATAAATATATCCTGGTGCTCGATATGCCGGGTACCACGAAGGAAGGTATCGAGGTGACCGCAGAGAACGATACCCTGACCATCAAGGGCTCCGTGCAGGAGCTCAGCGAGGAATGGACTCCCCTTTCGACGGAATTCCGTCTCGGCGACTATAAGCGCGACTTCACGATCGGCAGTAAGATCGACCATGAGAAGATCGACGCGAAGTACGATAACGGGGTATTGACTATCGAGCTCACGAAGTCCGAGCACGCCAAGCCCCGCAGGATCGACGTGAAATTGAACTAGTCACTGCGACACCCATGAATGGGTGGAGTGCAGAAGCGTAGGCAGGATGCAGAAGCCTGCCGGAATAGCCCCGATATCGACGTTAATCTAAGTATCTAAATTCAGCCCGTGTTGGAAGTGAAAATATCGTCCGGCACGGGTATTTTTTTATCCCTCGGCAGGCTCGGGATGACAACTTCCCGTGCAGTAGAGGAATGAGAAAGTAAACAATCTCCGCCGCCGCAGGCTATCTATTTTTATAGTACACCTGTTCGTAATGGGATTAGGCCGCGCAGCGGTCACCCTGAGCGCAGTCGAAGGGCGACCCATCTCCCGATGGCTCGGGAAGACATTTTCCATCCCGTTAGAAGAGAGGTATTTTTATCATTTCTCCCGGATTTGACAAATAGCAAAGAGTAATATATTATATTTGCGAATATTCGCAAATAAGGATTCTATATGGATATTTCTAACGGAAAAAAAATCTATGGTATGCACGCTGATTTCTGTAAGTTTATGGGAAATCCGAAACGAATAGAAATTCTGTTTTTATTGGGGGAAGGCGAAAAATGCGTTGAAGAACTCGCGTCTTTAATGGATATCCGTCTTCCGAATGTCTCCCAGCATCTCGCTATTATGAAAAATAAAGGAATTGTCGAATCAAATCGCGCGGGTACTAAAATATTTTATCGATTGTCAAATCCGAAAGTTTTAGAGGCTTGCCTCATCATGCGCGACCTGATGATCGAACAACTGAACAAAAAACTCGATACCTTGATGGGAGCGTAGAATGAAATTTCGTGATTCCGGGATGCCCGACGAAACCATGTGGAAAACTTTTTTTCGTCCGGATATAATATTGGAACAGTTAGAGATCGATTTAACAGTGGGTACGTTCGTAGACGTAGGCTGCGGATACGGCACATTCCTGTTCCCTGCTTCCCGGATAGTAAAAAACGCCGTAGGTATCGATATCGACGAAAACATGATTGCTTATTGCGAAGCGGAAGTAAAAAATAAAAAATACGGTAACATCCGTCTTGTTACAGGCGATATATCCGATCCTCTGATACCGGAACAGTTGGCACCCTATCTCGGCGCGGCTGATTATATCACCCTTTTTAATCTGCTCCATTGCGAAGAACCGGTGCGCCTTCTGGATTCGGCTTATCGATTCCTGAGGCCGGGGGGAAAACTAGGCGTGATTCATTGGAAATATATGAAAACCCCGCGGGGGCCTGCCCTTGAAATCAGGCCGAAGCCCGGGCAGATCGTCGAATGGGCTGCCGAGGCGGGCTTCGCATCCATCAAACAAATCGACCTGCCGCCCTATCATTACGGGATTGTTTTTATCAAACCAAAGGGAGAAAATATATGAAACTCGGTATTATTCTGGAAACGAAAGAATATGAAAAGGCATGGAACGCGTTCAGATTCGCGGTCACGGCGAAAAAAAACAAACATGAGGTAAAAGTCTTTCTTATGGGTGAGGCCGTGGAATGCGAAGGATTGACACACGAGAAATATAATGTTGACGAGCAGCTTAAAAAATTCACCGAGGAAGGCGGTGAAATCCTCGCATGCGGAACCTGCCTCAAGTCGAGACAGCTTGACGGAAGCGAAGCGTGCCCGATTTCAACAATGATCGATTGCGTCAATATGGTCGAATGGGCGGACAAGACCGTGACATTTTAGAAATTCGACAATCTCCGCCGCCGCAGGCTATCTGCTGTTAATACTAAACTACTCGTAATGGAATTAGCCCGCGAAGCAGGGGAATGAGAAAGTAAACAATCTCCGCCGACGCAGGCTATCTATTTTTATAGCACACCTATTCGTAATGGGAATAGTCTGCGCACCAGTCACCCTGAGCCGGTCGAAGGGCGACTTATCGTATTACCATCCCTCGGCAGGCTCGGGATGACATTTTCCCGTCATTGCGAACGAAGCGGTACAATCTTTTCCGGCCGGTATTACCTTTTCACTATAAGGGCGCACCAGCTTGACACTTTTTGTATTCACGATATAATAAATAGCCTTTCGGCATAAGGAGTCTTTATGTCGCTTCAATCCCAGATACGGCTCTATATTATACTTTCCATCGTCATCTACATCGCCTACGCGGTGGCGATATTCTTTATGAATATTTATTACAATTCCCCGGTAAACACCCTCGCGCAGTCGTCGCAGTTTATGGACAGGCTGTATATCTTCTCGATCATCATTTCCCTTCTGGCGCTGGCATTCGGGATATATATCCTGCTCTTCACCTACACCCGCGGGCTGAACAAGTACCGCGATATCGCGAGACGTCTCCAGATTATGTCGGTCAAATCCTCGTTCGACCTGTCCATCCTCGACTTCCCTACCGAGGACGAGTTCGGGAGTCTCGGTAACGACCTGAACCGGATAGTCACCCGTCTGAAGATATACGACAACCTGAAAATCCAGAAGATACGCACCGAGCATGAGAAATTCCGCCTGCTCGCCGACAGGAGCGATTACCCGGTGCTCGTGATCGGTGTCGAGGACGGCGAGAAGGTCGTGAAGTTCTATAATGAGGAATTCAGCAGGGTGTTTGTCGAAAAGCCCGAAACAAGCCTCGTCAATATCGTGCTGTCGAAAATATGGATATACGGCTCGAACCAGACGAAACCCCCCTCGGAAGAGGAGACCGCCGATATGAACAAGTTTGTCGACGACGATTTCGAGCATGCCATCGACCTCGTGATAACCACGAAAGCGCCCGCTGATATAAAGAAGGATATGGTTACCCTGTCAGGGGATAAGACCTACCGCGCCTACCCGATCGAGATTCTCCCGATTTCCGAGGACGAGCACC is part of the Brevinematales bacterium genome and harbors:
- a CDS encoding prephenate dehydrogenase, which gives rise to MPKKVYGIHGLGIMGGSIALAIKTYLPDSKVIGFGRGKEKLMSAKRLGIIDEVADNSPEMLASLDYFIIATPAQNVADVFAEYHNFLSDEVIIMDVASVKRIVIKEVNKINHRGLNFVGTHPMAGSEKSGMEFARADLFEKKIVAVIGEGREDILASVRDFWKAMGAQIVLVSADFHDEIVASTSHSPHLISSALSRLLEKDGWSEVRFFGLYGKGILDTTRIAQGNPEMWTDIILVNADNVERSLIDFSREIQSVIEMIRKNKREELIEYLRQAKEFRESL
- a CDS encoding Hsp20/alpha crystallin family protein, whose protein sequence is MKIVKNEVKDLAKKPDSAFGGRVSDWFDSFPGESFFPKELFQTDWNPKIDVVDKGGLIAVTADLPGVDEKDIHVTLEDRVLTIEGKRENEHEEKKDGYHRIERGFGSFSRAVRLPEGIDADKINAGYSKGVLKIEIAKSPEKAPKKLEVKVS
- a CDS encoding class I SAM-dependent methyltransferase, which encodes MKFRDSGMPDETMWKTFFRPDIILEQLEIDLTVGTFVDVGCGYGTFLFPASRIVKNAVGIDIDENMIAYCEAEVKNKKYGNIRLVTGDISDPLIPEQLAPYLGAADYITLFNLLHCEEPVRLLDSAYRFLRPGGKLGVIHWKYMKTPRGPALEIRPKPGQIVEWAAEAGFASIKQIDLPPYHYGIVFIKPKGENI
- a CDS encoding HEAT repeat domain-containing protein, whose amino-acid sequence is MRAKYLVMGFVAALLFSANGFASDYVPEDLKIGGGNQSLETLKAQFFKTTDRDQQVIIVKMIAKHTSDEKYKVLAEITEFDIRTDKLGNFCHPDAVQTALDAIILTKDPKFETTYFNILNKFDNTKVRMTAAKGLAMIGSPNMVPKLVNMVKNELNYANFREDNQKMVADDMVVEAIITALGDIGDPRAFPALLQVVTLQNHRFQTIQAAWAAMEKIQW
- a CDS encoding winged helix-turn-helix transcriptional regulator; translated protein: MDISNGKKIYGMHADFCKFMGNPKRIEILFLLGEGEKCVEELASLMDIRLPNVSQHLAIMKNKGIVESNRAGTKIFYRLSNPKVLEACLIMRDLMIEQLNKKLDTLMGA
- the aroF gene encoding 3-deoxy-7-phosphoheptulonate synthase; its protein translation is MIIVLKPSTEPEQIQHIVDMIEKVGLRTHISTGELQTIIGVIGDKTKLANYPIASISCVESVVHVSKPYKLASRDFHPDDTVIDVNGAKIGGGNLWVIAGPCSIESEDQMRTVAKFVKEAGANLLRGGAYKPRTSPYSFQGMGEEGLKILQKIGKEFGMPTVTEVMDTADVELVAKYADVIQIGTRNAQNFALLKQVGKTKRPVVLKRGMAQTIEEWLMSAEYVMSEGNLDVVLCERGIRTFENAYRNTLDVLAIPVLKERTHLPIIVDPSHASGVWQYVIPMALAGIVSGADGVMVEAHHEPEKAMSDGAQSLKPKKFNLLMSELRKIAPVVGKGKNL
- a CDS encoding Hsp20/alpha crystallin family protein, which codes for MIYNPVYGMEALRKIADRLFTGLDTHQETDYDTAPVNIYEGADGYLIQIAAPGVKADDVSVNFSDDILTVAVKRTVETESSDDKKLLRSERGNYAFTRSFSLTNDVDPEKIDAKVLNGFLLLHLTKTPQSKPKKIEVKVK
- a CDS encoding DsrE family protein, which produces MKLGIILETKEYEKAWNAFRFAVTAKKNKHEVKVFLMGEAVECEGLTHEKYNVDEQLKKFTEEGGEILACGTCLKSRQLDGSEACPISTMIDCVNMVEWADKTVTF
- a CDS encoding (d)CMP kinase — encoded protein: MIITIDGPAGSGKSTLSRRLAEQLGFSYLDTGAMYRAVTYLIQKNNLPIRENDELRNLLKNVSITFDKKRVMINGEDVTGMIRRPDIDRNVSSVSELRPVRDKLVELQRAIAEKGEYVCEGRDMGTVVFPAAFRKFYLDASPTERARRRANQLYDKGIIDKIDDDSLNKIKSEIESRDTKDITRENSPLTVPVDAVKIDTDGKTIGEVLSEIMKSINI
- a CDS encoding methyl-accepting chemotaxis protein; protein product: MSLQSQIRLYIILSIVIYIAYAVAIFFMNIYYNSPVNTLAQSSQFMDRLYIFSIIISLLALAFGIYILLFTYTRGLNKYRDIARRLQIMSVKSSFDLSILDFPTEDEFGSLGNDLNRIVTRLKIYDNLKIQKIRTEHEKFRLLADRSDYPVLVIGVEDGEKVVKFYNEEFSRVFVEKPETSLVNIVLSKIWIYGSNQTKPPSEEETADMNKFVDDDFEHAIDLVITTKAPADIKKDMVTLSGDKTYRAYPIEILPISEDEHHVTEVLLIFKKAMK
- a CDS encoding Hsp20/alpha crystallin family protein, producing the protein MEKTTLIPPVDVFETGDKYILVLDMPGTTKEGIEVTAENDTLTIKGSVQELSEEWTPLSTEFRLGDYKRDFTIGSKIDHEKIDAKYDNGVLTIELTKSEHAKPRRIDVKLN